CTCCGCGTGTCCTTATCGACGTTTTTTCTGTCCTCCGCCATCAACTTATAATGATTGTTTATCTTTAATTCCGGCAGCGAGAAGTCATTGAGTATGACGGTAAGGTCCCCGTCTTTATTCTCGACAGTAAAATCCGGAATGACGTAATCCAGCTTCTGGTCGGAAAAACTCAATCCCGGCTTGGGATTCAATTCCGATATTATCTTATTTGCGCCGATTATATCTTCCATGGTGATGCCCATCCCCTGGATTATCTTTTCGAATCGCTTGTTTGCAAAGTGATCAAAATAATCCCTGACTATATCCATTGCGATTCCCTCCTGCCCCTTTTCTTCTAATTGAGCCAGCAGGCATTCGCGGAGAGTTAATGCGCCGACTCCCGGGGGGTTGAGTTTCAGTATCTTGGACTGAACACGCTTCACAACATTTACATCTATTCCGGTCAGTTCGGCAATCTCCTCCAATGAAGCTGTCAGGTAGCCGTTGGAATCTATATTCCAGATAATCTCTTCTCCCGATCTTGTCTCCTCATCTGAAAGCTTTATCTGCCGAAATTGTTCGAGCAAAAATTCCTTGAACGTGATTCGCGCTACTTGAAGTATCTCATGTTCCTCGACACTTCTATCCGTGGGCGCCCTGTGTTCATAATAATCGTCGTTCTCGAAATAATCGTCCAAATCGAATTCATCCGTCTCATCCTCATCTTCGGTTTCCATCTCAAGCATCGGATCATCTATTTCCTCGATCTCGAGTATCGGGTTCATCTCGAGCTCGGTCTGAATTCTCAATTCCAAAGCCTGCACCTGCAGCTGCAGCAGACTTGAAAGCAGAATTTGCTGCGGCGACTGAACGAGTTTGAGGCTTTGTGTTAGTTTGAGTTCCAACATGGTTATCTGTCCAACCTGAATTTGTCCCCTAAGTAGAGCTT
This genomic window from Candidatus Neomarinimicrobiota bacterium contains:
- the rpoN gene encoding RNA polymerase factor sigma-54 — its product is MLELKLTQSLKLVQSPQQILLSSLLQLQVQALELRIQTELEMNPILEIEEIDDPMLEMETEDEDETDEFDLDDYFENDDYYEHRAPTDRSVEEHEILQVARITFKEFLLEQFRQIKLSDEETRSGEEIIWNIDSNGYLTASLEEIAELTGIDVNVVKRVQSKILKLNPPGVGALTLRECLLAQLEEKGQEGIAMDIVRDYFDHFANKRFEKIIQGMGITMEDIIGANKIISELNPKPGLSFSDQKLDYVIPDFTVENKDGDLTVILNDFSLPELKINNHYKLMAEDRKNVDKDTRSYLRKKIESARWLIASIYQRKLTMINVMEAIVKRQIEWFEQGPGFLKPMIQKDVAGDINMDHSTVSRATDGKYVQTDHGVFPLKYFFSEGLESSDGKVVSTSNIKIRLKELIENEPEGKPLSDDNLTKILVSEGFNVARRTVAKYREHMSIPVARLRRKIGV